The DNA region ATCGATTCTGCTTCGATCCGGGCCTGCGCCGGGTCGTACACGCCACACGGCAGATCGCAGTGGGCGCTGACCACCGTGCGCGGAGTAAGAATGCGTGGAAGTCGCATCAGGACCCTCCGTTGACTGGCCGGCGGCACGATCGCCGGCACGCGTAAGGTGGAGGAAGATCCTCCTTGCCGACCTTATCGCGCATCGGGCCCGCTGACCTGACGAGGTGCAAGTGCGTCCGCCTCTGTTCGCCGTGCTGGTGCACGGTCCATCGATGGCTCCCACGCTGCGTCACGGCGACGCACTGCTGATCCGCCGGGGTGGCCGGGCGGTCCGTCCGGGCGATGTGGTGGTCGCCACCTTTCGCGCCCGGCCCGGTCTGCTGGTGGTCAAGCGCGCCGTCCGGGCCTGCGACGGCGGCTGGTGGCTGCGTGGCGACAACGATCTCGTGACCGACGACTCGCGGGCGTACGGGGTGGCTGACGTGCACGGACGGGCGGT from Solwaraspora sp. WMMD791 includes:
- a CDS encoding S24/S26 family peptidase, encoding MQVRPPLFAVLVHGPSMAPTLRHGDALLIRRGGRAVRPGDVVVATFRARPGLLVVKRAVRACDGGWWLRGDNDLVTDDSRAYGVADVHGRAVLRYWPRPRPFCYRRV